The segment TCATCCCCTGATAACTGCCCACCAAAGTACTCGGCATTGGATTCCTGCCGTTCATGTAAATATCGCAACAACATCGCCAGTGAGAGAGGCAAGGCCACGATACGGCGTGACCGCTTTGTCTTTGGTTCTTCGTATCGCCACTCTTTCCCGATTTTGTATGCGGTTCGGCGAATAGAAATATTTGGTGACGTGTTATTCAGGTCCATATCGCCCCATTTTAGACCAAGTGCTTCTCCACGTCGAACACCGGTCAGTGCCATCGTGGCGAAGAGCGCATAAAATTCTGAGTTGCCAGCTGCTGTCAGGAAATGATCCAGTTCTTGCATATCCCAGACTTCGGTATCGGCTTTCCTGGCGGCTGGCGGATCGGCAAGTTCAGCAACATTACGTACCAGTTTACCCTTTCGCAAAGCATCATCCAGAACCAGGTGCACGATTCTTAGTAAATATCGGGTGGTAGTGGCCGACTTTCCTGCTTTAACCATATTGGCCATAATGAGATTGAGATCGTCTGGTGTAAGTGCGACAGCCGGTTTAGCTCCGACCTTAGGGATAACATGAGTTTCAAGCATCTGGTGATAGCTATTTAGCGTGATCGGCCTAACGCGATTGGGAGCAATCGTTTCCAGGTAATTCCGACAGAGTGTGGCTACGGTCTCTCGGCTGGGCATTATGAGCATGCCCTTATTGACCTCGCCTATGGCTTCAGTGAGCGCTCTTTCAGCTTTACGCTTGGTAGGGTTGCCGGTCAACCACTTCCGTCTCCATTTCCCTGTTCCCGGATCCTTTATAGATATAACCGGGTAAAACCGACCGTTCTTCTCTGCAATATGTCCTCTCATTATGCCCCCTGTAAATTGTCCATATTCTCAAGCCACTCATTGAAACGCTTGCGCGAAAATATAATAATCCGCCCGACTCTTTTGCATGGAATTTTACCCTCATTGGCCCAAGTGTAAATAGTGTTCTTTCCAATGCCCAAAATTTGCCGAACCTCATCGGCCCGCATTACCGGGTTTTCCTCGTTTTTTATTTGACTCTTCTTGTTACGAGGTTTGTTATGCTTTGCCCCCTTGTCATTCGGGCCGTGGGAACGAGCATGATTACGAATGGAAAGGCTGCTGGACATGTCACTACTTTACTGAAGGAGATGTTTTTCCCTATATGTCTACCTCTGATGCTGCTTTAGAACTTAAAGTATCTAAGAGCACCATTAGAAACTGGATAAAGAAAGGTAAGTTAACAGGTCGAATATTCCGACAAGTCAGAATACAACCTGGAATTTACCCTC is part of the Chloroflexota bacterium genome and harbors:
- a CDS encoding helix-turn-helix domain-containing protein codes for the protein MSSSLSIRNHARSHGPNDKGAKHNKPRNKKSQIKNEENPVMRADEVRQILGIGKNTIYTWANEGKIPCKRVGRIIIFSRKRFNEWLENMDNLQGA
- a CDS encoding helix-turn-helix domain-containing protein translates to MSTSDAALELKVSKSTIRNWIKKGKLTGRIFRQVRIQPGIYPPARKYHITKESIAQVQKALKGDD